The Anabaena sp. WA102 genome contains a region encoding:
- a CDS encoding SemiSWEET transporter, whose product MDFITILGLVAGALTTIAFLPQMFQIWRTKSAKDVSYVMLIVFMSGLFLWLVYGIILGALPVILANGVTLCFNLIILWLKIKYR is encoded by the coding sequence ATGGATTTTATCACCATTTTAGGCTTAGTTGCAGGGGCATTAACTACTATTGCTTTTTTACCACAAATGTTCCAAATATGGCGCACGAAATCAGCAAAAGATGTTTCTTATGTGATGCTGATAGTCTTCATGAGTGGTTTGTTTCTGTGGTTAGTCTATGGGATTATTCTCGGTGCTTTGCCCGTTATTCTCGCTAATGGGGTGACATTATGTTTTAACTTGATTATTCTATGGCTTAAAATTAAATATAGATAA